The genome window CGGTGGACCATGGCGCGGGCATAGGTCCAGCGGATGAAGGCGTCCGGGTCGATGGCGTAATCGGGCTGGCCGGTTTCGGCCAGATAGGCGGCCCAGCTCTGGTCGAGGAAATCGGGCGCATAGCACATAGGTTTGGGCGCACGATCAAAGCGGCGGATCAGTTCTTCGGTGTGCGCCTCGCTGCCTTCGATCCAGACCGGAAGCAGATGTTGGCTTAGCGTTGAAAGGATCGGGTCTGACGGGTCGTGGGGGTCCACAACTTCACAGAATGATCCCGAACTGTCGCAGACGAAATTGTCATAGCCATACAAGGCCTTGGCCCTCGCGATGAAATGGCCGGTATCCAGCAGCGCGGATTGCTCAGCCTCGGCATGCAGCGCCTGTCGCCTCCGGTATTCCTCAATCGGGACGCCGCCTTTGCCCGGATCGCCCGGTTTGCCCATATAGCTGGACAGCGGCGCAAGGTTTTCGAACGTAATGTTGCTGGCGATATAGATGCTGTCGGTGCGCAAAAGCTGGGCCAGGAATGGCACCTTCATCGCTTCGGCCTTGGCATTGTCGGCAATATGCTCACCCAGATACCGCGTGCCGATGCGGTAATCGACGCTATAGTGAAACCAGTCATCCGTGGCGCGCAACAGGTCCGAGACATGGGTTTTCCCAAGCCCCGACATGCCGAACAACAGCACGCGTTTGGCCGGCGCGTCGGCCCAGTCTTTGGCAGAGGTATAAAGCATTGGCGGGCCTTTGCGAATTGGTCGCGCCTTCATAGCTCAGGTCGCGGGCCGATGAAAACGGGCTTGGCGGTACAATCGACATGGCAGTTGGCGGATTGGCACTGGCCTACGCTGGTGAATTGTCATCGAATGGCGGCGCTGGCCGCGCGGATCTGCGCGACAGGAATGCTTCTGCTGTCGTCCCGGCAAGCGTCGGGGGCAGCGCATTTTCCCGATACCGCCGGGCCGCGAAACCCCTTAGACACCCCACATGCCCCGCAACTTCCCAACCCTGTCGAGCTTGCTTGACCACGGCGTCGATACGCTGATCGACGTGCGATCCCCGGCCGAGTTTGCCGAAGATCACATTCCCGGCGCGATCAACCTTCCCGCGCTGTCCAACGATCAGCGCGCGCGGGTCGGGACGATTTATACTCAGGACAGCCCGTTCAACGCCCGCAAGATCGGCGCGGCCCTGGTGGCGCGCAACGTGGCCGCGCATCTGGAGGGGGCCCTGGCGGACAAGGACGGCAGCTGGCAGCCGCTGGTCTATTGCTGGCGCGGCGGGCAGCGCAGCGGCTCTTTCGCGTCGATCCTGACCCAGATCGGCTGGCGGGCCGAGATGGTGGCAGGCGGCTATCAGACCTGGCGGAGGCTGGTGGTTGATGCGTTATACAAGGCCGATTGGCCGACCCGCGTGATCCTGCTGGACGGCAATACCGGCACCGCAAAGACCGAGGTTTTGGCCCTGCTGGCCGCGCGCGGTATTCAGACGATTGATCTGGAAGGGCTGGCCGGTCATCGCGGATCGGTCTTCGGGGCCACGGGTGAACAGCCCGATCAGAAGGCATTCGAGTCGGCATTGGCCAGTGCCATGGCCCGGCTGGCGGCCGACAGACCGCTGGTGGTCGAAGCGGAAAGTTCAAAGATCGGCGCGCGGTTGGTCCCGCCCAGCCTTTGGGCGGCGATGCGGGGCGCGCCGCGTTTACGGATCGAGGCTCCGGTGGCGGCGCGGGCGGCCTATCTGACGCGGGCCTACGGGGATATCATCGCGGATCGCGCCGCGCTGGACGCCGCGATCAGCAATCTGAAACGCCTGGCCGGTGGCGCAGCAGTGGCGCGCTGGCAAGGGCTGGCTGCAGCGGCCGAGTTCCAGGCGCTGGCCGCAGAACTGATCGCGCAGCACTACGATCCGCGTTATGCCCGTGGTGCCGCGCGCAATGCAGATACGGCTGCGGTGTTTGAAACCGAGACGCTGGATGACGCCGCACTGGAACAGCTGGCAGATCAGATTGCTGCGAAAGTGGCCGCGTTTTGAAGCGTCATCGCCTTAATCTGCAACGATGTCCAAAGACGAACGCCAACCCCAAGCAGGGCGCGCGCCGGACCGGCGGGCGGGCGTAGCAACGGTGCATAGGCATGATTTATGGCGGGGTGTTAGCCGTCAACTATCCCGGATGTGCCACCCTCGAACCGACGCCAGACCGGTGGGGCCGGTCCGGCGTGCGCCCTGCGCCTGCGGCGCGCTCCGGGCGCAGGTAATTCCAGTGGCGATTCAGATATTTGGGATGGCGCATTGAACGTCGTGCTGGGCCTTGCCAGTGTCTGTGAACGAACGCTGCCGAATTTCGCGTCTTCTTGCGCGCAAGCGCGGTCCAGGCGCCGTGGCTCAGCACACCTGCACAGCAGCATCCCCCGCAACCACGCTGCCGATGCGGTGGCCTGTCGTCCCAAGCGCCTCTAACATCGCGTCGGCCTGATCCGGCGGCACGGCGGCCAGCAACCCTCCGGCGGTTTGTGGGTCGAACAGCAGGTCGGCGCGCGGGTCCTTGGGCAAGGACATGTCGGCTGCGACCGCCATGTTCTCTGGCCATAGGGTCGAGCGGACGTGCCGCGCCGCCAGGTCCGCCGCGCCGTCAAGGAACGGGATCGCGTCCAGCGTGAGTTCGGCCCCCACGTCCGAGGCGCGGCACATGTTCATCAAATGCCCGGCAAGCCCAAAGCCGGTCACATCGGTCATCGCGTTTGCGCCCCGCAAGACCGCCGCCGCCGCGTTCTGGTCCTGCGCCATCGAGGCCAGCGCCGCCGCCACATCGTCGCCCCGCGCCAGGCCGCGCATCGCGCCTGCCAGCAGCACTCCGGTGCCGATGGGTTTCGTCAGGATCAGAACATCGCCAGCGCGCGCGCCTGCCAGCGTGATCGGCGCAACCTTCAGCAGGCCGGTCACGGTAAATCCAATCGTCAGGCCCTCACCCAGAGAGCTATGCCCGCCTGCAATCGCGGCCCCGGCCTTGGCAAATTCCGCGCCCGCCGCGCCCATGATCTCGGCCAGCCAGTCCGCCTGCATCGAGGGGGCCATCCGGGGCAGGATCACGCTGGCCAGCGCGGCCTGCGGCGCGGCCCCCATCGCCCAGATATCGCCAAGCGCGTGGATGGCGGCGATCCGGGCCATCAGATGCGGATCATCGGTAACCGCGCTCAGATGATCGGTGCTGATGACCTGGCGCGCCCCGCCGATCTGCAACACCGCCGCGTCATCGCCCGCCAGATTGGTCACATCGTCCCGCAGGACCGTTGCAAGACCGCTTAGCGCCTGGTCCAGCGCACCCTGGGCCACCTTGGCCCCGCAGCCGGTACACAGCATCGGATCGTCGCTGTCCCCCACTGCGGGCGGGTGGTTCAGCCGATCCATGAAGCGCCGGTCGATCCGATCTTTCCAGTGCCAGACCCACGGCCCCAGCACCGTCCGTCCCCATTTCGCAGCCACAGCACTGCGCCCCCCCAGCGAAATCAGCTTGAGGTAGCGCCGCTGCGGCGTGAAGCTGCGCATCGCTGCGCCGCTTACCGCCGCGCGCAGGTTGTTATGGAGCACCGGCGCTTGCCGTACCGCGAAGACTCCGGCCCTGGGGCGCGGCGCATGGGCCATATGGGCACAATCCCCGGCGGCGAAGATTGCCGGATCGCTGGTCTGCAATGTGGGTGTCACGCGCAGGCTGCCATCATCGTGCAGGTCCAGCCCGGTTTCGGCCAGCCAGCTGGCCTGCAAGGCCTGCGCGGCGCCGACAGTGAACACCGACGCGATCCGGCGGCCATCCGACAGGATCACGGCGTCGCGGGTGACCTGCGACGCCTCGGCCTTTTCGATCAGGGTGATGCCCAGAGAGGTCATTCGGGTCAGAATGGCCGGGCGCTGGGGCAGGGCG of Paracoccaceae bacterium contains these proteins:
- the selD gene encoding selenide, water dikinase SelD, translated to MTAPAPLTHEVVLVGGGHSHALVLRKWGMDPLPGARLTLINPGASAPYTGMLPGFVAGHYTRDALQIDLMRLCRFAGARIILDRATSIDLAARRIGLAGGRSLRFDVASVNVGIRSGPSDVPGFDDFAISAKPLERFADAWDAVARDLPIAVLGGGVGGCELAMAMAHARGTGNGITVVERDRALAALPQRPAILTRMTSLGITLIEKAEASQVTRDAVILSDGRRIASVFTVGAAQALQASWLAETGLDLHDDGSLRVTPTLQTSDPAIFAAGDCAHMAHAPRPRAGVFAVRQAPVLHNNLRAAVSGAAMRSFTPQRRYLKLISLGGRSAVAAKWGRTVLGPWVWHWKDRIDRRFMDRLNHPPAVGDSDDPMLCTGCGAKVAQGALDQALSGLATVLRDDVTNLAGDDAAVLQIGGARQVISTDHLSAVTDDPHLMARIAAIHALGDIWAMGAAPQAALASVILPRMAPSMQADWLAEIMGAAGAEFAKAGAAIAGGHSSLGEGLTIGFTVTGLLKVAPITLAGARAGDVLILTKPIGTGVLLAGAMRGLARGDDVAAALASMAQDQNAAAAVLRGANAMTDVTGFGLAGHLMNMCRASDVGAELTLDAIPFLDGAADLAARHVRSTLWPENMAVAADMSLPKDPRADLLFDPQTAGGLLAAVPPDQADAMLEALGTTGHRIGSVVAGDAAVQVC
- the mnmH gene encoding tRNA 2-selenouridine(34) synthase MnmH is translated as MPRNFPTLSSLLDHGVDTLIDVRSPAEFAEDHIPGAINLPALSNDQRARVGTIYTQDSPFNARKIGAALVARNVAAHLEGALADKDGSWQPLVYCWRGGQRSGSFASILTQIGWRAEMVAGGYQTWRRLVVDALYKADWPTRVILLDGNTGTAKTEVLALLAARGIQTIDLEGLAGHRGSVFGATGEQPDQKAFESALASAMARLAADRPLVVEAESSKIGARLVPPSLWAAMRGAPRLRIEAPVAARAAYLTRAYGDIIADRAALDAAISNLKRLAGGAAVARWQGLAAAAEFQALAAELIAQHYDPRYARGAARNADTAAVFETETLDDAALEQLADQIAAKVAAF
- a CDS encoding ATPase, whose translation is MLYTSAKDWADAPAKRVLLFGMSGLGKTHVSDLLRATDDWFHYSVDYRIGTRYLGEHIADNAKAEAMKVPFLAQLLRTDSIYIASNITFENLAPLSSYMGKPGDPGKGGVPIEEYRRRQALHAEAEQSALLDTGHFIARAKALYGYDNFVCDSSGSFCEVVDPHDPSDPILSTLSQHLLPVWIEGSEAHTEELIRRFDRAPKPMCYAPDFLDQSWAAYLAETGQPDYAIDPDAFIRWTYARAMVHRQPRYGAIAKNWGVTVAASDIAQVRDAADFDALMMRALEG